The Alnus glutinosa chromosome 1, dhAlnGlut1.1, whole genome shotgun sequence region AACCAAATCATTTCCATTTACAGATATGTGGTGATCAACTAGAACGTACTTTCCAGTTCAATACACTCCAATGTAGCAAAGATTATCTGAGAGAAAGGAAAATGCAAAGCATGACAAAAGGAGCAAAAGTAGACCTACTAAGCCTATCAACTAAAGCTCTTACCACTAATGCTTGTTCAGGTTGGAAAAGGCCCGCTGGAAGAGTTTTGGACCCCCGAACCGAAGAAGAAAGCAACTGCCACTGCAAAGATCCACAAGAAGAAAGAGAGGAGCACTATTTGAGTTTTGATTGAAATGAGCTCAGCAAAGCGGTCTCTCTCTTCCGGGCGAGTATAGAACTCGTCAATAACGATCGCAATCAGTGCGTCCAGAATCTTCTTAGATTGAGGATCTACATCCGCTGAGTTCAGGACTTGAGTTCGATTTCGTTTCAGAATATCGACCAAGATCTCTGACTCCACAGAACCGATCTTCAAACCAGTTGTTTCGATGGTTCCGGAAAGCTGTCCTGGTTCGTCCATGTCAGCGGTGATCGTGGAAGACGGAGTAAAGTCAGAAGGAATTGAGGATTCAGATGAAGCAAAAAGTGACGGATTCGCCGCAATCAAGAAGCTCTAGGAAGAAGAAACACGAttcaaaaactcaaaaacagaGTGTTATTCAATCAAACTACATTatgtgaaaaaaattatacttaattttCATTTCCTACGCTTTCTCATAAACCAAACGGTGCAAGTTCACATTGATTGAAAGCTTTACACACTGTGTCACCATAATCATTCACGATGATAACGGATATATAAGAGTAACGCACGGAAATTAAACATTAACTAACACAATTATCCAGCTAATCAGAAAACCAATCAAATTATGAAAAGAACAGAAACAAGTACTCcattttagtgttttcttttaagaaaataaaaaaattaaaattaaaataaaaaatcgaaaTTATTTTAGGTAAAATTAAAACAACGAATTGCACACAAAGGAACCGAAAATCACATGGTTGAGATCCAATCTTACTTCTGCGATTTCTCCAATATGATCAGAGTCAGCGATCTCAGAAATTGAAGATAAATCCACCGATTCCTTTGAAGATTCCGAAGGATCTTCGGAAACAGACGTGAATGCAGCGTTCAAGCTTTTCTTGGTGACctgggaaagaagaaaaagagggaaTGAGGAAATCGAATTCGAAAGCGACAGAGGTGAACGCAGAGATtgaaaaattagggtttagatCTGTACATTTTGGAGCTTCTTCGACGAGGAGTCTTTGGATCTCCGGTTCGCGAGCTCTGAGGGACGAGCATAGTCCTTCCGTGGAGTTTGGTGCTCCTTCATTTCGCTCTGATTGGCGGGACGATTTTGAATGACCATTTTTTTGAAAGGCCGGGGAATATAagaggtgtatatatatatatatatatatatatatatatatatatatagtgtggaATGAGAGATATTAATGGTGTGTtagggtattgaatttttgaaatcagaattgaatttttattttctttacaaatttcgagacaaaaaaatgtgtttaggtgttgattttttagattgaaaaatattattttttaattgtaagaaatgattgaaagtttgaaaagtagtgtataatgattggtattgtgaaaagttatgtagaataataataatttattatatattgattgtttaattaaaaaataaataaataatttttttaaaagaaaaacataattaaaataatttttttttaaaaaaaaaaaaaaaaaaaagatgcaagggggtggcccggccacccccagtggtcgagGGTGGCGCGAGGCAACCCTTGGCCATCCTcaagggtcgggggtgaccgcgcagccacccccaagggtcgaaGGTGACCGCACGGCcacccctctatttttttttttaaaaaaaaaaattgttgatttaatttattattattttattaattaaatgtgggacccacgcgtttTTGGAGACAACTTGTCATGCGC contains the following coding sequences:
- the LOC133862991 gene encoding protein SINE3 is translated as MKEHQTPRKDYARPSELANRRSKDSSSKKLQNVTKKSLNAAFTSVSEDPSESSKESVDLSSISEIADSDHIGEIAESFLIAANPSLFASSESSIPSDFTPSSTITADMDEPGQLSGTIETTGLKIGSVESEILVDILKRNRTQVLNSADVDPQSKKILDALIAIVIDEFYTRPEERDRFAELISIKTQIVLLSFFLWIFAVAVAFFFGSGVQNSSSGPFPT